The Larus michahellis chromosome 2, bLarMic1.1, whole genome shotgun sequence genome window below encodes:
- the SLC4A7 gene encoding sodium bicarbonate cotransporter 3 isoform X4, with protein sequence MEEERAGEQMRPLLTTGHDEEAVVDMGKISSTINTNFEKEELESHRAVYIGVHVPFGKQGRRRHRHRGHRHHRRKKEKETDREDGRESPSYDTPSQRVQFILGTEDDDEHIPHDLFTEMDELCFRDGEEYEWKETARWLKFEEDVEDGGDRWSKPYVATLSLHSLFELRSCILNGTVMLDMRANTLDEIADMVLDNMIASGQLDESIRENVREALLKRHHHQNEKKFSNRIPLVRSFADIGKKHSDPHLLERNGEGLSASRHSLRTGLSASNISLRGENRLSVLLNYLLPSSRAGTPAASRCTTPITTPQNTPPSSPTCSHSPTTGAQPSPLQGKELLVSPTSDDIPSVIIHPPEEDLEVQESQEKKTEENIVKTPGLLASPQSAPGNLDTGKSGDVKGTGTGGSRENSTVDFSKVDMNFMRKIPSGAEASNVLVGEVDFLERPIIAFVRLSPAVLLSGLTEVPVPTRFLFLLLGPAGKAPQYHEIGRSIATLMTDDVFHDVAYKAKDRNDLLSGIDEFLDQVTVLPPGEWDPSIRIEPPKSVPSQEKRKVPKFPNGSTPTGETLKEEGHHAGPELERTGRLFGGLILDIQRKAPFFLSDFKDALSLQCLASILFLYCACMSPVITFGGLLGEATQGRISAIESLFGASLTGIAYSLFAGQPLTILGSTGPVLVFEKILFKFCRDYGLSYLSLRTSIGLWTAFLCIVLVATDASSLVCYITRFTEEAFAALICIIFIYEALEKLFHLGEVYAFNMHNDLDKLTLYSCVCSEPENPGNETLQVWRDMNISVENIAWSNLTVPECLEFHGVFRGSACGHHGPYIPDVLFWSVILFFTTFFLSSFLKQFKTKRYFPTKVRSTISDFAVFLTIVIMVLIDYLVGVPSPKLHVPEKFEPTRKDRGWFIDPLGSNPWWTLLIAAVPALLCTILIFMDQQITAVIINRKEHKLKKGCGYHLDLLMVGVMLGICSIMGLPWFVAATVLSISHVNSLKVESECSAPGEQPKFLGIREQRVTGLMIFVLMGLSVFMTSVLKFIPMPVLYGVFLYMGVSSLKGIQFFDRIKLFGMPAKHQPDLIYLRYVPLWKVHIFTVVQLTCLVLLWVIKASAAAVVFPMMVLALVFIRKLMDLCFTKRELSWLDDLMPESKKKKEDDKKKKEKAEAERMLHTGDNESVHLAYGEANLDFPVKTLKYRSDDSISTSCTQGEEASLP encoded by the exons ACACACCATCCCAACGAGTGCAGTTTATCTTGGGTACTGAAGATGATGATGAACACATTCCCCATGATCTCTTCACTGAAATGGATGAACTTTGcttcagggatggagaagaaTATGAATGGAAAGAAACGGCTAG GTGGCTAAAATTTGAAGAGGATGTTGAAGATGGTGGTGATCGATGGAGCAAGCCTTATGTAGCAACGCTGTCTCTGCACAGTCTCTTTGAACTGCGAAGCTGTATTCTTAATGGGACCGTCATGTTGGACATGAGAGCAAACACACTAGATGAGATAGCAG ATATGGTTTTGGACAACATGATTGCCTCTGGCCAGCTTGATGAATCCATAAGAGAGAATGTGAGAGAGGCTCTTCTAAAAAGGCACCATCATCAGAATGAGAAAAAATTCAGCAATCGGATTCCCCTGGTTCGGTCTTTTGCAGATATAGGCAAGAAACATTCTGACCCTCACTTGCTTGAACGAAATG GGGAAGGCCTTTCAGCCTCCCGCCACTCTTTGCGAACAGGTCTCTCTGCCTCAAATATTTCCCTGAGAGGAGAAAACCGTTTGTCAGTTCTTCTCAATTACCTTCTTCCTTCTTCAAGAGCTGGAACCCCGGCAGCCTCAAGGTGTACAACCCCTATAACTACCCCTCAAAACACACCACCCTCCAGTCCTACCTGCAGCCACTCGCCAACCACAGGTGCCCAGCCAAGTCCACTTCAGGGCAAGGAATTGCTGGTGTCGCCTACCAGTGATGATATTCCTTCAGTAATAATCCACCCACCTGAGGAGGACTTAGAAGTGcaggaaagccaggaaaagaagacagaggaaaatattgTCAAAACACCAG GGCTATTAGCATCTCCACAGTCAGCGCCTGGAAATCTAGACACTGGGAAAAGTGGAGACGTTAAAGGTACTGggacaggaggcagcagagaaaacagcACGGTTGATTTCAGCAAG GTTGATATGAACTTCATGAGGAAAATACCTTCAGGAGCAGAAGCATCAAATGTGTTAGTGGGAGAAGTAGATTTTTTAGAAAGACCTATTATTGCTTTTGTGAGGCTCTCCCCTGCTGTGCTTCTCTCAGGTCTCACAGAGGTTCCGGTTCCTACACG ctttttgtttttattgctggGACCAGCAGGAAAAGCTCCACAGTACCATGAAATTGGAAGATCAATAGCAACACTTATGACAGATGAC GTATTCCATGATGTTGCCTATAAAGCAAAAGACCGAAATGATTTGTTGTCAGGAATTGATGAATTTTTAGACCAAGTGACAGTCTTGCCTCCAGGAGAATGGGATCCGTCTATACGAATTGAGCCACCAAAAAGTGTTCCTTCccag GAGAAAAGGAAGGTACCTAAATTTCCAAATGGATCTACTCCTACAGGAGAGACTCTCAAAGAAGAAGGCCATCATGCTGGACCTGAACTTGAGAGAACTGGAAG GCTTTTTGGTGGTTTGATACTTGACATCCAAAGGAAAGCACCTTTTTTCTTGAGTGACTTCAAGGATGCATTAAGCCTGCAGTGCCTGGCCTCGATTCTTTTCCTATACTGTGCCTGTATGTCTCCTGTAATCACTTTTGGAGGGCTCCTGGGAGAAGCTACACAAGGCAGAATA AGTGCAATAGAGTCTCTCTTTGGAGCCTCACTAACTGGGATTGCCTATTCTCTCTTTGCTGGGCAACCTCTTACAATTTTGGGGAGCACCGGACCAGTTCTagtatttgaaaaaatattatttaaattttgcAG GGATTATGGTCTTTCCTACCTCTCCCTGCGCACTAGCATTGGTCTGTGGACAGCATTTTTATGCATAGTGCTTGTAGCCACAGATGCCAGCAGCCTTGTGTGTTACATCACTCGATTTACTGAGGAAGCTTTTGCAGCGCTTATATGCATCATATTTATTTATGAGGCAttggaaaagctttttcatttggGAGAAGTGTATGCCTTCAATATGCACAATGATTTGGATAAACTGACTTTATACTC atGTGTGTGCTCTGAGCCCGAGAATCCCGGCAATGAAACTTTGCAGGTGTGGAGGGATATGAATATATCTGTGGAAAATATAGCATGGAGTAACCTTACAGTTCCT gaatgTTTAGAATTTCATGGTGTGTTTCGTGGATCAGCTTGTGGCCATCATGGACCATATATTCCAGATGTTCTCTTCTGGTCTGTCATATTATTCTTCACAAcgtttttcctctcctctttccttaaGCAATTCAAGACCAAACGTTATTTCCCAACGAAG GTGCGTTCTACCATCAGTGACTTTGCAGTATTTCTGACCATAGTAATCATGGTTTTGATTGACTATCTTGTAGGAGTACCTTCTCCTAAGCTTCATGTTCCAGAGAAATTTGAA cccACCCGAAAAGACCGAGGATGGTTCATAGATCCTCTTGGAAGTAATCCTTGGTGGACACTATTGAtagctgctgttcctgctttACTGTGCACCATTCTCATTTTCATGGATCAACAAATAACAGCTGTTATTATAAACAGGAAAGAGCATAAGCTGAAG AAAGGCTGTGGTTACCATCTTGATCTGCTCATGGTTGGTGTTATGTTGGGGATATGTTCTATCATGGGTTTACCGTGGTTTGTTGCTGCAACTGTCCTGTCTATAAGTCATGTTAACAGCCTGAAAGTTGAATCTGAATGCTCAGCACCAGGAGAGCAACCAAAGTTTTTGGGAATCCGGGAGCAACGAGTGACAGGATTGATGATTTTTGTCCTGATGGGGCTGTCAGTGTTCATGACTTCTGTGTTAAag TTTATTCCAATGCCAGTTTTGTATGGTGTCTTTCTTTACATGGGAGTATCTTCATTAAAAGGCATTCAG TTTTTTGACCGTATAAAACTGTTTGGAATGCCTGCCAAACATCAGCCTGACCTGATTTATCTACGTTATGTGCCGCTCTGGAAGGTCCATATCTTTACAGTTGTTCAGCTCACTTGTCTAGTTCTCTTGTGGGTGATTAaagcctctgcagctgctgttgtttTCCCTATGATG GTTCTAGCATTAGTGTTCATTCGCAAGCTCATGGATTTATGTTTCACCAAAAGAGAGCTTAGCTGGCTTGATGATCTTATGCCagaaagtaaaaagaagaaagaagatgacaaaaagaaaaaagagaaagca GAAGCAGAGAGAATGCTTCATACAGGGGACAATGAAAGTGTACACCTTGCATATGGAGAAGCAAATTTGGATTTTCCTGTAAAAACCTTAAAATACAG ATCAGATGACTCAATTTCAACCAGCTGTACTCAAGGTGAAGAAGCTTCCTTG
- the SLC4A7 gene encoding sodium bicarbonate cotransporter 3 isoform X1 has product MEEERAGEQMRPLLTTGHDEEAVVDMGKISSTINTNFEKEELESHRAVYIGVHVPFGKQGRRRHRHRGHRHHRRKKEKETDREDGRESPSYDTPSQRVQFILGTEDDDEHIPHDLFTEMDELCFRDGEEYEWKETARWLKFEEDVEDGGDRWSKPYVATLSLHSLFELRSCILNGTVMLDMRANTLDEIADMVLDNMIASGQLDESIRENVREALLKRHHHQNEKKFSNRIPLVRSFADIGKKHSDPHLLERNGEGLSASRHSLRTGLSASNISLRGENRLSVLLNYLLPSSRAGTPAASRCTTPITTPQNTPPSSPTCSHSPTTGAQPSPLQGKELLVSPTSDDIPSVIIHPPEEDLEVQESQEKKTEENIVKTPGLLASPQSAPGNLDTGKSGDVKGTGTGGSRENSTVDFSKVDMNFMRKIPSGAEASNVLVGEVDFLERPIIAFVRLSPAVLLSGLTEVPVPTRFLFLLLGPAGKAPQYHEIGRSIATLMTDDVFHDVAYKAKDRNDLLSGIDEFLDQVTVLPPGEWDPSIRIEPPKSVPSQEKRKVPKFPNGSTPTGETLKEEGHHAGPELERTGRLFGGLILDIQRKAPFFLSDFKDALSLQCLASILFLYCACMSPVITFGGLLGEATQGRISAIESLFGASLTGIAYSLFAGQPLTILGSTGPVLVFEKILFKFCRDYGLSYLSLRTSIGLWTAFLCIVLVATDASSLVCYITRFTEEAFAALICIIFIYEALEKLFHLGEVYAFNMHNDLDKLTLYSCVCSEPENPGNETLQVWRDMNISVENIAWSNLTVPECLEFHGVFRGSACGHHGPYIPDVLFWSVILFFTTFFLSSFLKQFKTKRYFPTKVRSTISDFAVFLTIVIMVLIDYLVGVPSPKLHVPEKFEPTRKDRGWFIDPLGSNPWWTLLIAAVPALLCTILIFMDQQITAVIINRKEHKLKKGCGYHLDLLMVGVMLGICSIMGLPWFVAATVLSISHVNSLKVESECSAPGEQPKFLGIREQRVTGLMIFVLMGLSVFMTSVLKFIPMPVLYGVFLYMGVSSLKGIQFFDRIKLFGMPAKHQPDLIYLRYVPLWKVHIFTVVQLTCLVLLWVIKASAAAVVFPMMVLALVFIRKLMDLCFTKRELSWLDDLMPESKKKKEDDKKKKEKAEAERMLHTGDNESVHLAYGEANLDFPVKTLKYSLDPSIVNISDEMAKTAQWKALAMSTENAKVNRPNLSPEKPESVKINVEEAPVVKYVDAETSL; this is encoded by the exons ACACACCATCCCAACGAGTGCAGTTTATCTTGGGTACTGAAGATGATGATGAACACATTCCCCATGATCTCTTCACTGAAATGGATGAACTTTGcttcagggatggagaagaaTATGAATGGAAAGAAACGGCTAG GTGGCTAAAATTTGAAGAGGATGTTGAAGATGGTGGTGATCGATGGAGCAAGCCTTATGTAGCAACGCTGTCTCTGCACAGTCTCTTTGAACTGCGAAGCTGTATTCTTAATGGGACCGTCATGTTGGACATGAGAGCAAACACACTAGATGAGATAGCAG ATATGGTTTTGGACAACATGATTGCCTCTGGCCAGCTTGATGAATCCATAAGAGAGAATGTGAGAGAGGCTCTTCTAAAAAGGCACCATCATCAGAATGAGAAAAAATTCAGCAATCGGATTCCCCTGGTTCGGTCTTTTGCAGATATAGGCAAGAAACATTCTGACCCTCACTTGCTTGAACGAAATG GGGAAGGCCTTTCAGCCTCCCGCCACTCTTTGCGAACAGGTCTCTCTGCCTCAAATATTTCCCTGAGAGGAGAAAACCGTTTGTCAGTTCTTCTCAATTACCTTCTTCCTTCTTCAAGAGCTGGAACCCCGGCAGCCTCAAGGTGTACAACCCCTATAACTACCCCTCAAAACACACCACCCTCCAGTCCTACCTGCAGCCACTCGCCAACCACAGGTGCCCAGCCAAGTCCACTTCAGGGCAAGGAATTGCTGGTGTCGCCTACCAGTGATGATATTCCTTCAGTAATAATCCACCCACCTGAGGAGGACTTAGAAGTGcaggaaagccaggaaaagaagacagaggaaaatattgTCAAAACACCAG GGCTATTAGCATCTCCACAGTCAGCGCCTGGAAATCTAGACACTGGGAAAAGTGGAGACGTTAAAGGTACTGggacaggaggcagcagagaaaacagcACGGTTGATTTCAGCAAG GTTGATATGAACTTCATGAGGAAAATACCTTCAGGAGCAGAAGCATCAAATGTGTTAGTGGGAGAAGTAGATTTTTTAGAAAGACCTATTATTGCTTTTGTGAGGCTCTCCCCTGCTGTGCTTCTCTCAGGTCTCACAGAGGTTCCGGTTCCTACACG ctttttgtttttattgctggGACCAGCAGGAAAAGCTCCACAGTACCATGAAATTGGAAGATCAATAGCAACACTTATGACAGATGAC GTATTCCATGATGTTGCCTATAAAGCAAAAGACCGAAATGATTTGTTGTCAGGAATTGATGAATTTTTAGACCAAGTGACAGTCTTGCCTCCAGGAGAATGGGATCCGTCTATACGAATTGAGCCACCAAAAAGTGTTCCTTCccag GAGAAAAGGAAGGTACCTAAATTTCCAAATGGATCTACTCCTACAGGAGAGACTCTCAAAGAAGAAGGCCATCATGCTGGACCTGAACTTGAGAGAACTGGAAG GCTTTTTGGTGGTTTGATACTTGACATCCAAAGGAAAGCACCTTTTTTCTTGAGTGACTTCAAGGATGCATTAAGCCTGCAGTGCCTGGCCTCGATTCTTTTCCTATACTGTGCCTGTATGTCTCCTGTAATCACTTTTGGAGGGCTCCTGGGAGAAGCTACACAAGGCAGAATA AGTGCAATAGAGTCTCTCTTTGGAGCCTCACTAACTGGGATTGCCTATTCTCTCTTTGCTGGGCAACCTCTTACAATTTTGGGGAGCACCGGACCAGTTCTagtatttgaaaaaatattatttaaattttgcAG GGATTATGGTCTTTCCTACCTCTCCCTGCGCACTAGCATTGGTCTGTGGACAGCATTTTTATGCATAGTGCTTGTAGCCACAGATGCCAGCAGCCTTGTGTGTTACATCACTCGATTTACTGAGGAAGCTTTTGCAGCGCTTATATGCATCATATTTATTTATGAGGCAttggaaaagctttttcatttggGAGAAGTGTATGCCTTCAATATGCACAATGATTTGGATAAACTGACTTTATACTC atGTGTGTGCTCTGAGCCCGAGAATCCCGGCAATGAAACTTTGCAGGTGTGGAGGGATATGAATATATCTGTGGAAAATATAGCATGGAGTAACCTTACAGTTCCT gaatgTTTAGAATTTCATGGTGTGTTTCGTGGATCAGCTTGTGGCCATCATGGACCATATATTCCAGATGTTCTCTTCTGGTCTGTCATATTATTCTTCACAAcgtttttcctctcctctttccttaaGCAATTCAAGACCAAACGTTATTTCCCAACGAAG GTGCGTTCTACCATCAGTGACTTTGCAGTATTTCTGACCATAGTAATCATGGTTTTGATTGACTATCTTGTAGGAGTACCTTCTCCTAAGCTTCATGTTCCAGAGAAATTTGAA cccACCCGAAAAGACCGAGGATGGTTCATAGATCCTCTTGGAAGTAATCCTTGGTGGACACTATTGAtagctgctgttcctgctttACTGTGCACCATTCTCATTTTCATGGATCAACAAATAACAGCTGTTATTATAAACAGGAAAGAGCATAAGCTGAAG AAAGGCTGTGGTTACCATCTTGATCTGCTCATGGTTGGTGTTATGTTGGGGATATGTTCTATCATGGGTTTACCGTGGTTTGTTGCTGCAACTGTCCTGTCTATAAGTCATGTTAACAGCCTGAAAGTTGAATCTGAATGCTCAGCACCAGGAGAGCAACCAAAGTTTTTGGGAATCCGGGAGCAACGAGTGACAGGATTGATGATTTTTGTCCTGATGGGGCTGTCAGTGTTCATGACTTCTGTGTTAAag TTTATTCCAATGCCAGTTTTGTATGGTGTCTTTCTTTACATGGGAGTATCTTCATTAAAAGGCATTCAG TTTTTTGACCGTATAAAACTGTTTGGAATGCCTGCCAAACATCAGCCTGACCTGATTTATCTACGTTATGTGCCGCTCTGGAAGGTCCATATCTTTACAGTTGTTCAGCTCACTTGTCTAGTTCTCTTGTGGGTGATTAaagcctctgcagctgctgttgtttTCCCTATGATG GTTCTAGCATTAGTGTTCATTCGCAAGCTCATGGATTTATGTTTCACCAAAAGAGAGCTTAGCTGGCTTGATGATCTTATGCCagaaagtaaaaagaagaaagaagatgacaaaaagaaaaaagagaaagca GAAGCAGAGAGAATGCTTCATACAGGGGACAATGAAAGTGTACACCTTGCATATGGAGAAGCAAATTTGGATTTTCCTGTAAAAACCTTAAAATACAG CCTTGATCCCTCAATTGTAAACATATCAGACGAAATGGCCAAAACTGCACAGTGGAAGGCTCTTGCCATGAGCACTGAGAATGCCAAAGTAAACAGACCTAACCTGAG